In Glycine max cultivar Williams 82 chromosome 7, Glycine_max_v4.0, whole genome shotgun sequence, a single window of DNA contains:
- the LOC100818111 gene encoding dof zinc finger protein DOF3.2, with product MGLSSKQVSSSGLDWKQTLLEAQNLELPKPNLMRKQQQQQQQQQQQTQPNSESLKCPRCDSTNTKFCYYNNYNKSQPRHFCRACKRHWTKGGTLRNVPVGGGRKNKRVKKSITPITTSSTTTTPITTATSTCTATVTTSIGNNMDAMLGCYSHMTIQTPLADDQKNMSSSLYQALIRPPPLLLQQNLLNTRELEGKDFGIGIGNNGIFPSSTLALPTHQSQSLLFPFSASSRSFDTNPCSVVSTSLRSSNVYNYGEDQFKAIEEPTINSTTATIVPSTGGTNNTHHPWEIAAATSGVGLGTSSNSNYWNWEDFDSLVSTDLKDPWDDSDIKP from the coding sequence ATGGGTTTGAGTTCTAAGCAGGTTTCTAGCAGTGGACTTGATTGGAAACAAACCTTGTTGGAGGCTCAGAATTTGGAACTTCCAAAGCCTAATCTGATGAGGaaacaacagcagcagcagcagcaacaacaacaacaaactcaGCCGAATTCAGAGTCTTTGAAATGTCCAAGATGTGACTCTACCAACACCAAATTTTGTTACTACAACAACTACAACAAGTCTCAGCCTCGCCATTTCTGCAGGGCTTGCAAGAGGCACTGGACTAAAGGTGGAACTCTACGCAATGTTCCAGTTGGTGGTGGAAGGAAGAACAAGAGGGTCAAAAAATCAATCACTCCAATTACAacatcttccaccaccaccacaccaATCACAACCGCCACTTCAACTTGCACTGCCACAGTCACAACCTCAATTGGCAACAACATGGATGCTATGTTGGGTTGTTATAGCCACATGACAATCCAAACTCCTCTTGCGGATGATCAGAAAAACatgtcttcctctctctaccaaGCTCTAATTCGTCCACCACCTTTGCTGCTACAACAGAATCTGCTCAACACAAGAGAATTAGAAGGCAAAGATTTTGGTATTGGTATCGGTAATAATGGTATCTTTCCTAGTTCAACTTTGGCTCTTCCTACTCATCAAAGCCAAAGCCTACTCTTCCCTTTCTCAGCCTCAAGCAGATCTTTTGACACCAACCCTTGTTCAGTAGTGTCAACCTCTCTTAGATCCTCCAATGTTTATAACTATGGGGAGGATCAGTTTAAAGCAATAGAGGAACCAACCATCAATAGTACTACTGCTACTATAGTGCCTAGCACAGGTGGCACCAACAACACACATCATCCATGGGAGATAGCAGCAGCAACAAGTGGTGTTGGCTTGGGAACTTCTTCAAATTCAAACTATTGGAATTGGGAggattttgattcattggtTTCAACTGATCTAAAAGATCCCTGGGATGATTCAGATATCAAACCCTGA
- the LOC100817583 gene encoding uncharacterized protein LOC100817583 precursor, whose translation MASSLLLAVVFVLDLVAFALAVAAEQRRNTASLNKDSAGRNYCQYDSDIATGLGVGSLFILVASQVIIMVVTRCLCCGRAMRPSGSRSWSICLFITSWVTFIIAASCLLAGSVRNAYHTKYRDLMGERAPSCQTLRKGVFGAGAAFIVLTGITSELYYVSFSKANNNGPPPYARDTGVRMANF comes from the exons ATGGCTTCCTCTCTGTTACTGGCGGTGGTGTTTGTGCTTGATCTGGTTGCTTTTGCTCTCGCTGTTGCTGCAGAGCAGAGAAGGAATACT GCCTCGTTAAATAAAGACAGTGCAGGTAGAAACTACTGTCAATATGACTCAGACATTGCAACCGGCCTAGGTGTGGGGTCCTTGTTTATCCTAGTTGCCAGTCAGGTGATCATTATGGTTGTAACTAGATGCCTGTGCTGTGGGAGAGCTATGAGACCCAGTGGATCAAGATCATGGTCAATTTGCTTGTTCATCACTAGCTG GGTGACATTTATCATTGCTGCTTCGTGCCTTCTAGCGGGTTCTGTGAGGAACGCGTACCACACCAAGTACCGTGATCTCATGGGAGAGAGAGCACCTTCATGCCAGACCTTGAGGAAGGGAGTGTTTGGAGCTGGAGCTGCCTTCATTGTTCTCACAGGCATAACCTCAGAGCTCTATTATGTTAGTTTTTCAAAAGCTAATAATAATGGTCCCCCTCCCTATGCTAGGGACACTGGTGTGAGGATGGCCAATTTTTAG